One stretch of Desulfovibrio sp. DNA includes these proteins:
- a CDS encoding lambda-exonuclease family protein translates to MRIIDVAQGSQEWLAWRREGITGTDMPALMKQSAYLTPLMVWREKVGLMLPEDLSRDPNVLRGKRCEPANRRLAESLLGGEFLLPYCIEDEEDPLFRFSSDGITDGGIMVEIKAPGEKVFREIQEQGVKHPAVQSGGVQLQYGMSVGKLSKGMLLMCLNDEEGNVLAHLVLWREAKPNVWENMRRIGREFHQLVLSQTPPELDPEKDVVYPTNYEQQLEWGEKAQAYIAAEAKLNRLVKLVDARKQRLKDAQANLEALMGNYSKLACPVEDREVALTRWGKRGSIDYKQLIEDHHGPIDPSLADMYRKQSGYVDYKAMADDLFGAIDQTVLQSYRKAVTSQIKTTVRNSRYQLPLPSAAAA, encoded by the coding sequence ATGAGGATCATCGACGTTGCCCAGGGCAGCCAGGAATGGCTGGCTTGGCGAAGAGAGGGCATCACCGGCACGGACATGCCCGCGCTGATGAAACAATCGGCCTATCTCACCCCGCTAATGGTGTGGCGAGAAAAGGTGGGGCTCATGCTTCCGGAAGATCTGTCCCGCGATCCGAATGTCCTTCGGGGCAAGAGGTGCGAACCGGCAAATCGTCGGCTGGCTGAAAGCCTGCTGGGAGGGGAATTCCTGCTCCCCTACTGCATCGAAGACGAGGAAGATCCGCTGTTTCGGTTTTCTTCGGACGGGATCACCGACGGTGGGATCATGGTGGAAATCAAGGCCCCAGGCGAAAAGGTGTTCCGCGAGATTCAGGAACAAGGTGTCAAACATCCGGCCGTCCAGTCTGGCGGTGTTCAACTTCAATACGGCATGTCGGTCGGCAAATTGTCGAAGGGCATGCTGCTGATGTGTCTCAACGATGAGGAGGGCAACGTCCTCGCCCATCTCGTGCTCTGGCGTGAGGCTAAGCCGAACGTCTGGGAAAACATGCGACGCATCGGCCGGGAATTCCACCAGCTTGTTCTGTCTCAAACTCCTCCAGAGCTTGATCCGGAAAAGGATGTGGTCTACCCGACCAATTACGAACAACAGCTGGAATGGGGCGAGAAGGCGCAAGCTTATATCGCCGCGGAAGCCAAGCTGAACCGTTTGGTCAAGCTCGTAGATGCCAGGAAGCAGCGGTTGAAGGACGCGCAAGCAAACCTCGAAGCGCTGATGGGCAACTACAGCAAGTTGGCTTGTCCGGTGGAAGACCGGGAAGTCGCTCTGACCAGGTGGGGTAAACGTGGCTCAATCGATTACAAGCAACTGATTGAAGACCACCACGGTCCCATCGATCCGAGCTTGGCCGATATGTATCGAAAGCAAAGCGGGTACGTGGACTATAAGGCAATGGCCGATGACCTGTTTGGAGCCATCGACCAGACCGTCCTCCAATCCTATCGCAAGGCCGTAACGTCGCAGATCAAAACGACGGTGCGCAATTCACGGTATCAGCTCCCCCTGCCTTCGGCCGCGGCTGCCTGA
- the ssb gene encoding single-stranded DNA-binding protein, producing the protein MARSKNCVSLIGNLGVDPKIHTFGNGDKVATFTLATSEDWKDRESGETKSSTEWHNISVQGPAADFCEKYLRKGSMIDIEGMLKTRKYNDTQGIERSITEVVVTRSPKHTIIPCDGGRQAPAETSTSDRGSAQRNNRHTPPAAGGYDPGILDGDIPF; encoded by the coding sequence ATGGCTAGAAGCAAAAATTGCGTCAGTTTGATTGGCAATCTCGGCGTAGATCCGAAGATTCACACCTTCGGCAACGGTGACAAGGTTGCGACCTTCACTCTTGCAACTTCGGAGGACTGGAAGGACCGCGAGAGCGGCGAAACCAAATCTTCCACCGAGTGGCACAACATCTCGGTCCAAGGCCCCGCTGCGGACTTTTGCGAAAAGTACCTTCGCAAGGGATCGATGATCGATATCGAGGGCATGCTCAAGACGAGGAAGTACAACGACACCCAGGGAATCGAGCGATCGATCACCGAGGTCGTCGTCACCAGGAGCCCGAAGCATACCATCATCCCCTGCGACGGTGGTCGGCAGGCCCCTGCGGAAACATCGACGTCTGATCGCGGTTCCGCTCAAAGGAATAACCGTCACACGCCGCCAGCCGCAGGTGGTTACGATCCCGGCATTCTCGATGGGGACATCCCCTTCTAG